Genomic window (Candidatus Diapherotrites archaeon):
GTTTTCATGAAAGAATTCGGGCTGGACAAAATAAAATGGCTTAAGGGCGATACTCCACTGGAAAAATTCTATAATGCCACCATGCATTACCAGCCTGTTTTCAGGAAAATAATGAATTGCAGTAATGTTCAAGAGACTGCAGGCATAATTTCAGAGAACTTCGGTGTATCCAAAAGATTTGCTTATTCTTGGGCAAAACAATTAATGAAATTGTTATCACACCCTCAAGGAAAAAAAGCAGCAGAAGAATTAGCAGAAAGATTCAGGAAAGGCTGATTTCTTCTTAGTTCACTTCTCCCAAGCATAATTCTATTACTTCTTTTACTCTTTCGATTAGTTCATCAAGGGTCTTTGCTTGCGTGTGGCAGCCTTCAAGCTCCGGCACATCAGCAACAAAAAAGCCGTCTTCATCCTTCTCAATTATGACATTAAAAACCATTTTCTCCTTCATATAAACCACAAAAATTATTAAGCATTAGTTAATTTAAGATTAATGCTGAAAATTAAATTCAACTCAACTGGATTGCAGGTTTTAGTGGAAGGGCTCTCCTTGCTTTCTCTTCTCTTGATGCTTCAGCCTTGATTATTTCAACCTTGCACTCGAATTCCCTTTCTATTTCTCCTTGCGCTTCCTTGAGGGCATTGAATTCGTCCAATTTAATTAATTCCCGCATTTCATTCACTTTCTTTGTGATGGACTGAACGAATTGTGCTGCCTCTTTTGCCTTGTCTTTGACTTCCTTTTCTTCCAGAACCGCCTTCATTGCATCGCTGTAAGAAATCATTTTCCCTTCCTTCTTTAACTCAAAAATCTTTTTGAGTGCAGTCCACTTCCATTTCTCTGCAGCAAAAATTGTTATTTTGCTTAATTTCTCTTTTTTTATTAACTGCTGGATGCTCTTGATGTCCTCTATTGTCCTTTCAATCAATTCCTGTTCTGCCTCAGCTTTCACGTCAATTTTCCTTTCGTCAAAAGCAGGCCACTGCGCAAAGGAAACAAATCCTTCCCCTCTCAATTCCTTCCATAATTCCTCGCATAAATGCGGAGCAAAAGGCGCAAGCATCAAAACCAAGACCTTCACTGCTTCATTCAAAATTTCTTTATTGCACTCGTCCCTGCATTTTTCTATTAGGCTTTCAAACTGCATTAACTGCATTAAAGCCTTGTTCAATTCAATTCCCTCCAAATGCCCTGTTACAGTTTTAATTGTTCTGTGAGTAATTGACTGGAGCAGCCTGCTTTTCCTGTTCAATTCCTTTTCTTTTCCTTTTTTAGCTTCCTTTAATTCAAGTGCAATTCTTTGTACCCTGTTCAAGAACCTGTAAATGGATTCTATCCCCTTATCGTTCCACTCCATCTCGCTTTCAGGACTGCTCACAAAAAGCACAAAACAGCGCGTTGCATCTGCGCCAAACTTTTTCATTGTCTCTTCAGGGCTTACAACATTGCCTAAGCTCTTGCTCATTGCCTTTCCGTCCTTCAATACCATGCCTTGGGTTAAAAGCCTGGCGAAAGGCTCGTCAAACCTGAATAATTTCAGGTCCCTTAAAATTTTAGT
Coding sequences:
- a CDS encoding type II toxin-antitoxin system HicB family antitoxin, yielding MVFNVIIEKDEDGFFVADVPELEGCHTQAKTLDELIERVKEVIELCLGEVN